In the genome of Raphanus sativus cultivar WK10039 chromosome 9, ASM80110v3, whole genome shotgun sequence, the window AAAAAGGtttgatatattattattattatctatgTATAGGGTTATGTTGATGCATTGGTGAAGAAAGCTTATGAAAACTGGGATCAGGTTGTTGAGTATGACAGCAAGTCACTGATGAACTTCAACCAAGTTAGCAAGACTGCTGAGTTGGATTACTCAATGCCAGTTTCTGTTACTACAAGCCAACCTTCTACATCTTATTCAGACATAACCGGTGAAGGTGAGTTGATCttaaatcctttttttttttgtgaaaccgAGTTAACAGTCATTCTTTGGTTTGTACAGCATCAGTGTACAATCAGATTCAGGCTGATACTACCTCTTACATGCACTATGGGAACACTTCATTTGCACCTCAAGACCAGCTAGTTAGCAACACTCATGAGTCACAAGGCATGATGAGTGGCAATGGTGGTGGGAGATTAGCACTAGGTCCACCCCAAAACCAACACTTGGTTCAGCCTCATACTGAGATGAACCCTTTTAATGATTGGTCTAACACGGGAAACAGAGGAGGTGATGGGTTTTTATCAGAGGAAGAGATAAGGGCTAGAAGTAATGAAATGCTTGAGAACGATGATATGCAGCATCTGTTGAGACTCTTTAGCATgaatggtggtggtggtcctCAAACTCCGATGAACATGCAGGAAGACGGGTTTGGGTTTCACTCTTTTGGCCAGTCTTCAATGGGTGATTATGGAGAGGAACGTTCACAGTCTGGTAAGCCTGTTGTTGGATGGCTGAAGATCAAAGCAGCTATGAGATGGGGCTTCTTCATCAGGAGGAAAGCTGCTCAGAGACGTGCGCAGATTGTTCAACTCGACGAGGACGAGTAGGTTCAGAAACTAAGAGTTTCCCAGAAGAAGTAAGTAAGTCTTTTGTggtggtttcttcttcttgtggaGCTTCATTTGTATAGTGTAagcttttcttctttctcttcttgctTGTGCTTTATATTTAATCTCTACGTTGACCAGTTTATTTTCAAGAAACTACAAACCTGTTGttgtaatttattttctcaGTTGTGTGTTATTGTGCTACTTGGGATTTGTTTTTTGGGAAGATTGATGAGACTGGACTCTAATCTCCGCAGAGAATAGAATGAAGAAATAGAGTAATAATTATATGATACACCAATGAGTTGGTATACTGGTTAAAACTCTTGCATTACTTTGGAGAGGATCTCTATAACTAAAACAATAATTTATAAGCTGTAGGAAAAATGTACATCTAGAATAAATACATTTAAAGCAAAAATTACACAGAGAAATGTTTATAGCACAAAATTCAAAGTTACATTCCAACCAATCACcttctatatatttttcttatatcatTTCTACATTACCAAATAttgatattaacatttttatgaaaaacacaatacctttttattatttattaagcttttttcttttgtatataaCAATAACTAAAAACAGAACATTAGTTTTtcagaatatattatatagagtATAATACCTCTATTGACGAACAGAATATATTTCCAAGATAGTTTTTGAATACTATATTATATTGACAGCGTTTTCGACAATGATGGCAGATGGGTCGGCTGAGACGGTTGTTAGGGATGATCTCAACCTTGCGTCCGTAGAATGTATATAGCTCACGTCCTTCCTTCAGATAAATGTCATTTCCTAGTACACATTCGGTATGGAATGTGACTCTACACTCACCGCATGTGTAGTATCCTTTCTTCGGATCTGTTGTCTCCTCACAAATTTGGCACCAACAAGGACCACTAGCAATTTTCTCATAAGAAAGAGTGAGCATATGCTCATCATGCTCATACTTAACCTTGTAAGGAAGACTGGCACAACGACAGCACAAAACAAAGTCACGTTCAATACAGTTTAAACTTATCATTTTTAAACTTCCACATGTGGAACATTTTTGATAAGATTTTCGTTGATAGAATAAGAAGAAAGGATGTGGATGAGATGGATGATCGACCAGTTGTGATAAGGAGGCACATCTTACGTCCAGATTGTAATCCAAACACCCTTCGCCACACGTGTATCCGAAACCGGACGAGTAGCGATAGCAAAATCGACAATAAAAAGAGCTTGATCCTATTACTAGAATTAATCGGTGGCGATGTTCAATATGTTTTATACGAGGAAGATTTGCACATGTTTCATGAAGAACAAAATCACATTCCATACATGTATAAACATTACCATCATAAAGAGGAAGTATGCACGCTTGACAGTATTGTTGTTTTGCATCAAAAACTCCTTCAATATCTTCAATAAGTCTCATGCGATGGTTCGCATGCCTAAAATGTCGTATAATCCCATCATCCATCTTCTCAAACGACGGCTTAATATTGTCATCTTCCAGCTCTGCTTGGCCCTTGAGTTCTTTACCAGCCCATACATCGAGCAAAGTAGCACAGTTAGTGTGCACTGCATAGGCGCAATTCTTTGTGCAAGAATATGATCCATAGTTTTCATCCATCTTTCGGCGACAAACTCCGCAAAACCAAGAATTTCCGAAAGGAAGAGAACTGGTAAAAGAAAGACGGTGGTTGTGACAAGATATTCGTATGACGTGTGGCAAGTTGATACATCTTCTATGGACAATAAAATCACATTGAAGACAAGAGTAGAAGCAACTTTTGGTATCATCAGATGCACAAACATCGCAAGTAAGTGGTGCTTTTCTTGGAAAGTAATGGAGGGTATGCTCATGCCTTTCTGGATTATGTATAGTGGAAAACTCTGGTTTTCTTGCACAAAGAGGATCCATAAAAAGATCAGATATAGAAGAATGATAAACTAGAACGTAGATTTCTAACCCACAAGAAAGACATTCCCGTCTAGTACCCCTATCATATTTGAGAAGCTGAAGAGGATATTTTGGGTGGTAAGAGGAAGTGAATATAGGAGGAGACTCAACACATTCTTTGTGGTAATAGCTAATACACTCTttgcaataataaaaataggtgGTACCAATTTTATAACTTCTACAAGCCCAGCAGTACTGGTCGCTTCGTTCGCCTTCTTTATTGTTGCATCCAAGAACCGGTTGGAGATGGTGAGAATTTGAAGTGTTCTCGTATTGAACATCAGAGATGTAAGAATTGTCGATGATGAAATAAGTTGTCTCCCCAACGGTTTTCTTTGGGAACCAATAGTCTGCTTTGTTTTTTACGACAAGGCATATGAAAGAAGGAGGACGGTAGTCGAGGGAACTCATGAATGCTATATTGAAAATAGTtttgatggttagatagatgttGAGAGTTTATGATTGAGCTGCTACAACTAACCTATTTATTCAATCTATATATAAGACCAGCAATGGAGACAACTTGTAactttatttacttttattggTAAGGCAAATTCCTCATCCAAAAGCCAAGTATTTATACTATCCTTATATGCTATATGACgcaaagtaataataaaatatcgTTTAGGAGCAATTCTATATTCCTATCTTAACTATTGCACTCTCTGTCACGGtttaagaataaaacaaagtctaCGGTTTGGAAGATCCACGCGCATTGTGTGCGTGTAGAAGATTGGACAATTGTTGAAGAATATCCAACATTCCAACTTGTGCCACTGCCGCACATCAAGCAAGAGAAGGTCTTGGAACTTTTCGTTTCCTTTATCGATTAGAATCGCAGCCTGAACAGCTGCACCATAGGCCACAAACTCATCAGGGTTATTAGATTTGCAGAGCTCTTTGCCACTAAACAAATATTGGAGAATTGTTGAATTTTGGTTATACGTACGTGTAGTAGAAGCGtcaatcaaaaaatttaaacttaagCCACTCCTTATTCACTGTGTTCTTATTCATGCACTGTGTTCTTTTTCATCTTAGCATCACGGAGACACTTCTCAACAGACTCCATACCCTTTTTAAAGAGATCCATGTATGTTAAGCTGATCGAGTCTACTATGAAGAATAGACGTAAATTCCCTCATACAGATGAGAGTCAATCTCGAAGGTGGTTTACGAGGTCTAAGAAAGATTTATCTTTGTTCTCTGGCAAACTGTTCTCAACCTCCTTAGAGCTTTAAGGTTACGGCTCATAgcataattgtaaataaatttttatttttgtaaaaaaatattgtatatatttattttaaatttttatttatttttcattataattttgtttgtaCTGATCAAATCAGATAtaggtaaaaatatataattgttttttgaattttaccagtttaaaaaatagaaacaagtaaaatttaaatattatgtttCTTCATTTTAATATAAGAATACTAGTAAAAGCAATAACATACAATAATAGTGTTTTAGGTTAAGTTCTcgatttttaagaattttaattttatataatatttagggcctaaattttttatttcgtaTTAGACCCTAAAAATCTCAGGTTTGGCACTAGATAAGGGTTTTAGTTAGGTAGAACTGAGTCCAAGTTAGTGATCGGTGCCAACTCAGTTAGAGGAGGCGAACAGTGCGACCGTCACAGAATTTATGATATTAGGagtctaatattttttaaaaataattttttttttatttttcttaaagaaaaatgaaattcttttaaaaacaaaaataaatattcatgtattttaaaaaatattatttaaattattttcatatttaaagtttataacattttatgtactataatttataaaaaatcatgctaaataatttttttataattagagggcctaaaaaaaaatttgtccaAGGGCCCTTGTTAGTGATTCAACTCAACACTAGATTGTTTCAATGTATATGTGATATAAACACTTGTTGTTACCTGTATCCAGATTTTCGTGAAATGAATGTTGTTTatgattaaagaaaaagaaaacggTGGTGGTAAAGTTTGGTCGACACGACTTCAACGAACAAAACTATGCTGCAGTAGTCCACGTGGCATCTCCCGCCCAATAATCCAGCAAGTTAGTTATCGAACTGTGTACGTGATACCCAGTAATGCGATAGACCCGAAGAAATTAAATCCAAGCAATAAAAAGACGACACGTAAGCAAACACGCTAAATCAACCGCACCACTAACTAATCACGTGAAGAAGCACGGAATAATTGAGTGCACCGTAACGTACAGAGTTAAAACAAATacagataataatatttaattatatctctctatctctcgcTGTACACTTCCCCCAAGATAGATctatccgagagagagagagaagagacacACATTCACTCCCTTTTTTGACTTtcacttttttaaaaaggtgAAAAGCTGTTTTTGTCTCTTCTTTCCCTCCGGCGTCAACGGCGGATCCGTCGTGTTATAACCGTCAACGATGTCATTCACTTCGCCGGAATTCGATTACAGAGTACgacttcctctctctctctcacaaatatccaattctctctctctaaggcTCATTgtgtttgcttcttcttcttcttcttcttctgcagttTGGTTTCTCAACGATCGGGTGAGTTTTCTCCTCGTTTCTAGGGGTTTTTGTTTCTTCGATTTGACACTGTTTTTAACGATCAGGGAGCATAGTTTCGCGGATGTGGATAACCTGGAGCACTGTGTGAAGTACTTGAACCAGAGCTTAGTCACTTACGGATTCTCTGCTTCGCTCGACCTCTTCGCTACCGATCCTGTTCGTCTTTCTCTttcataatctttttttttttatgtttatgaaTCTGATTCGAGGAACTTGTTACATATTAGGTTTCGATCGCGAGGACTTGTAATTGCATATACGCTTTGATTCAGCAGAGGCAGCGAGATGTGGAGTTCAGAGAATCTACTAATGATCAGAGACAACGGTGACTCCCTTTTCTTTTTGCCTTTTTTGTTGAATCTTTATATGTGCTTTTTTCTTCTACGTGTATATTGCTTGTATCGTAAGTCAAATCTATGTGCTCTGAACCAGATGGATCGTTGTGTGATCTAGATCTTGCTAATGTTATGTATGTAGAGAATCTTATCACTATTTTTCggtttatgtgtgtgttttggaGTATAGTTCTGGTAAAATCTAAATCTTTTTGTTGGGGTGGGGGTGGGGGACAAAAGAACACAAAATTTTCGGACACAAAGTTACTTAAGATGTTACATTTTGCTGATATCCTTTTAACTCTGGTCCGAACGAGGTTGATTGTTGTGTGATCTATAGATCATGCAATGTATATAGAGTATcttatcactttttttttggggtttATTGTCTGTTTTGGAGTAGAGTTCCTTTTTGTGAGGACAAGAGACGACAATTTTCTGACACAAAGTTACTGGAAATGCTACTACATTTGATGTCTGTTTGagaacatttttgtttttaaaaccagtttctttttttgcttcagACTTTTATCTGACATGGCGAGACTGGAGGCGAAAGTTGAGAGGCTTGAGAATCAATTGCAATCCAAGGAGAGGGAACTTGGTTCTGTCACAAGAACGGAAGCCAAAAACACAGCCGCTTTAAAGGCGCAGAACGAGAAGCtacagaaagagagagatgagtttCAGCGGATGGTCATTGCTAACCAGGTTTCATCAAATATCTTAGTGTTGATCATGTTTTCAAAGAACTTTTGAATGCTAATGCAATTGCTctttgaacattttttttttttttggtttttggaagcAAGTCAAGACTCAACAATTACatgaaacaaagaagaaagaaaaagagtacaTAAAGCTACAGGTATGCTTTCGGTTCACAGTTTCACGTGTATGCAAGCAATATAGGTTGAATCTTACTAAACTGAAATTgaggaaatattattttgttttaggaGAGGTTAAACCAAGTGTTGAtggagaaaaagaaggaaacaaGATCAGGCATGGAGATCATGAATCTACTCCAGGTACTAAGACCTTGTCGAGTTTTCCGAGTGTAGCAGCTTTCGCCTGATCAACGTTTTCGTGTGCAGAAAGAAGGGAGACAACGTGGAACATGGAGCGGGAAGAAAACTGATTCTGATTTCTACAAAAAGATTGTAACTACCATGACGATGTTATAGCTTCTCGTGCTTCATATTGGATTAATGTACTTAGTAAATATGATCTTGCCAGGTAGATGCATATGAGGCGAAAAATCAAGAACTCGTGGCAGAGAACACTGACTTGAGGGCCCTACTGCGATCCACGCAGGTTTTTTGTCTTTTCGTTTTGTTtcttagataaaaaaagaaaaagagagaaactgTATGATAATTTTATTAACGACGATGATCATTTGGACAGGGAGACATGCGTTCCTTTTTGAATGCTAATGAAGACAGAGCTTTGACCCGTCTCAGTCTCCTTTGGGCGGGAAGACGGtatattaattttcattataagctaaactagatcttgacccgcccaaccgggcgggtatttattttatgtttttagttttttatttataaatgatatatttgtaatatttaaacataaatttagattgaaaattataataaaaattaaaagttttaaaaaaatattttgatataaattttaaattcctaattaaaataatatagagatgggtcataattttttccaattccaaaatcttagcattcttaataacaaataaaataatttataaatacataaaatatataaacatatttgaaattaaaataaatttgttaaaacaaatcttacgccatttttgtttatttctatagttttacccgtggccgtataaatatttgctttcacttcaattttttttctttgttctaatgataatatatatatatatatatatatatatatatatatatatatatatatatatatatatatatatatatatatatatatatatatatatatatatgtgtgtgtgtgtgtgtaaattaatatgtattacataattgttggtataacattttaaaacaaattttttataaattactttaaataattatattatgtgattttaatcgtctattatatcacagtgtatcaatataaaatctaatatttataactaattggacttatattataaaagtgttatactaacaatttataaataaaatattttatattttatctatatgatatataaattgattttgatgtgtgatttttattttattatttttattaataaatattgaaaactaTTAAATGTcaacaaaaaatctattaggaaatttattttggttaagattcattctattaaaaaatctattatttaaattaggaaaagacattaaatacttaaatctatcatttaaataaggaaaaaacaaaattctctactatttttgttaccaaataaaatttaatttttttaaagactactatccatgttaccaaacaaaagtttaaagtacttctactttaataagatagatactaacaatttataaataaaatattttatattttatctatatgatatataaattgattttgatgtgtgatttttatttcattatttttattgataaatattgaaaaatattaaatgttaacaaaaaaaatctattaggaatttattttggttaaaattcattctattaaataaatctatcatttaaattagaaaaatacattaaatacttaaatttatcatctaaataaggaaaagacaaaattctctactatctttgttaccaaacaaaatttaatttttttaacgaCTTCTATccttgttaccaaacaaaagtttaaagtacttctactttaataagatagatataaagATTCAATTGATTCCCATTGGAGGCATCGGTGTATATCAACAAGGATGATTGGTATTGACAGGATGTTTTCGACCTACCTTTTCGTATGGCTCGAGGTCAGATAGAAGATAGTTTACGCACTAAGATGGTTTCCATTAAGGTACAAGTGTTATTGTCACTTCCCAGCTTATTTTGCAGCTTAGTTTCTATCTAACATGTTGCTTTTTTCGGTTTATGAAGGAGCGCATGGGTCAGTTAGTAGACGCACAAAAAGAAGTAACAATTACTTCAGAAGCGTCAGAGAGGGAGCTTGAACTTGAAGCGCAACTAGTTGAGGCACGAAGTATAATTCAAGAACAGGTACTCGtattaaatttctcaaatactatgattatttagaaacattacaaaaaaatttataatcatatatctttttatataatgtAGGAATCTATAATGTCTAAGCATTTGCCAAAGACAGACCGGAGAAGAAACTCAGCTCCTCATCCACAGTCTCTCAGTGGACTTCGTGGCTGACTTAGATTGTGAATCTTTCAGGTGcaaaaatatcaaatcttttAACAAGGAGATGTCTCATGTCTTTTTCTAATCAAGTTACTGGAGAGTTTATATGAATTATGCATGAATGTGGATTCGTATTTGTAAC includes:
- the LOC108825903 gene encoding uncharacterized protein LOC108825903 isoform X2 — encoded protein: MFNTRTLQILTISNRFLDATIKKANEATSTAGLVEVIKLSFPLYIIQKGMSIPSITFQEKHHLLAMFVHLMIPKVASTLVFNVILLSIEDVSTCHTSYEYLVTTTVFLLPVLFLSEILGFAEFVAERWMKTMDHILAQRIAPMQCTLTVLLCSMYGLVKNSRAKQSWKMTILSRRLRRWMMGLYDILGMRTIA
- the LOC108825903 gene encoding uncharacterized protein LOC108825903 isoform X1, producing MSSLDYRPPSFICLVVKNKADYWFPKKTVGETTYFIIDNSYISDVQYENTSNSHHLQPVLGCNNKEGERSDQYCWACRSYKIENQSFPLYIIQKGMSIPSITFQEKHHLLAMFVHLMIPKVASTLVFNVILLSIEDVSTCHTSYEYLVTTTVFLLPVLFLSEILGFAEFVAERWMKTMDHILAQRIAPMQCTLTVLLCSMYGLVKNSRAKQSWKMTILSRRLRRWMMGLYDILGMRTIA
- the LOC108825903 gene encoding uncharacterized protein LOC108825903 isoform X3; the encoded protein is MSSLDYRPPSFICLVVKNKADYWFPKKTVGETTYFIIDNSYISDVQYENTSNSHHLQPVLGCNNKEGERSDQYCWACRSYKIVLFLSEILGFAEFVAERWMKTMDHILAQRIAPMQCTLTVLLCSMYGLVKNSRAKQSWKMTILSRRLRRWMMGLYDILGMRTIA
- the LOC108826987 gene encoding LOW QUALITY PROTEIN: uncharacterized protein LOC108826987 (The sequence of the model RefSeq protein was modified relative to this genomic sequence to represent the inferred CDS: inserted 1 base in 1 codon), which produces MSFTSPEFDYRFGFSTIGEHSFADVDNLEHCVKYLNQSLVTYGFSASLDLFATDPVSIARTCNCIYALIQQRQRDVEFRESTNDQRQRLLSDMARLEAKVERLENQLQSKERELGSVTRTEAKNTAALKAQNEKLQKERDEFQRMVIANQQVKTQQLHETKKKEKEYIKLQERLNQVLMEKKKETRSGMEIMNLLQKEGRQRGTWSGKKTDSDFYKKIVDAYEAKNQELVAENTDLRALLRSTQGDMRSFLNANXRQSFDPSQSPLGGKTDVFDLPFRMARGQIEDSLRTKMVSIKERMGQLVDAQKEVTITSEASERELELEAQLVEARSIIQEQESIMSKHLPKTDRRRNSAPHPQSLSGLRG